Proteins from a single region of Candidatus Zixiibacteriota bacterium:
- a CDS encoding integrase core domain-containing protein, with translation GVVLQRVLTDRGTEYCGNPERHEYELYLALEDIDHTRTKAQSPQTNGICERFHKTVLNEFYRVAFRKKIYTTLEELQADLDAWLRAYNEERPHQGRWCYGKTPMQTFIDSIPLAKEKMIAA, from the coding sequence TGGGGTGGTGCTGCAGAGAGTATTGACCGACCGAGGGACGGAGTACTGCGGGAATCCAGAGCGGCATGAATATGAGCTTTACCTGGCGCTGGAGGATATCGATCATACGCGCACCAAGGCCCAGAGCCCGCAGACCAACGGGATCTGTGAACGCTTTCACAAAACCGTGCTCAACGAGTTCTACCGGGTGGCGTTTCGGAAAAAGATCTACACAACGCTGGAGGAGCTCCAGGCCGATCTCGATGCGTGGCTGAGGGCTTACAATGAAGAGCGCCCTCACCAAGGCCGGTGGTGTTACGGGAAGACTCCGATGCAGACCTTCATCGACAGTATCCCCTTGGCCAAAGAAAAGATGATTGCGGCGTGA